The Cohnella abietis genome has a segment encoding these proteins:
- a CDS encoding carbohydrate ABC transporter permease — protein sequence MNAKMYGDEQAVRKQKGSNKASRQRTVFLIVAIAPSLLGYLLFTLYPNLMSVYYSLLNWDGLTDAKFVGFDNYVSMVKDKFVWRALYHNLLYMIVVPALIVFISLLLAYLLNNKSYKENSIYKVIFFFTNVLSTVVVALLWSFIYDGSFGLLNGMLELFGMSMNDFYWLGDTRTAIWALVIPMVWGGVGLYVVIFINAISSIPKSLYEAAYLEGARPMSILFRITIPLIRGVIRVCVVFVILGSIKGFEIIMILTNGGPEGSTDVIGLYMFNLAFGKEYHNYGYASAIGMFLFVILVGAKLIIDKFYPEENVEY from the coding sequence TTGAATGCCAAGATGTATGGAGATGAACAAGCGGTACGTAAGCAGAAGGGATCCAATAAGGCTAGTAGACAGCGTACTGTTTTTTTGATCGTTGCGATTGCCCCCTCGCTGCTAGGTTATTTATTGTTCACCTTGTACCCTAACTTGATGTCGGTTTATTACTCCTTATTGAATTGGGATGGTTTGACCGATGCCAAGTTTGTAGGTTTTGACAACTATGTGAGTATGGTTAAGGATAAGTTCGTCTGGCGTGCGTTGTACCATAACCTGCTGTATATGATTGTCGTACCAGCGCTTATCGTGTTCATATCATTATTGCTCGCATACTTACTTAACAATAAATCGTATAAGGAAAATTCCATATATAAAGTAATCTTCTTTTTTACGAATGTTCTTTCGACCGTTGTTGTCGCATTACTGTGGTCGTTTATTTACGATGGTAGCTTCGGGTTACTTAATGGCATGCTTGAGCTGTTCGGTATGAGCATGAATGACTTTTATTGGCTAGGCGATACAAGAACGGCGATTTGGGCTTTGGTAATCCCCATGGTATGGGGAGGAGTAGGGCTTTATGTCGTTATTTTCATCAACGCGATTAGTAGTATTCCTAAATCTTTATATGAAGCGGCCTATCTAGAAGGTGCTCGTCCGATGAGCATATTGTTCCGGATTACGATCCCACTCATTCGCGGTGTCATTCGGGTCTGTGTCGTGTTTGTTATTCTTGGCTCGATCAAAGGCTTTGAGATAATAATGATTTTGACAAATGGTGGGCCGGAAGGATCTACCGACGTAATTGGGCTTTATATGTTTAATCTCGCATTTGGAAAAGAATATCACAACTACGGGTACGCTTCCGCAATAGGGATGTTTCTATTCGTCATTCTAGTCGG